The region AGGAGATTATGAAATTTCATTATGGTGGACAGAATGGGCAAGCAGATCAGACAATGTTGCTGTTGAAATACGAGACGGAGCAGTATTATTGGAAACAATTCATATAAATCAGCAAGTAAACGGAGGCAAATGGAATATCATTAACACATACAGCTTTACTGGAACAGCAAATATAATAATAATATCAACAGGAGATGGAACAAGCACTTGCGCTGACGCAGTAAGATTTGAGCCATAGCAATTTTAATTTAGCTAGACTATATTTTTTTGAAGTTAATTAAAAATATCACATTTTTTACAGCATTATAAGAAAAATAAAAAAAGCGCCTTGTTTAAGGCGCTTTTTTCTTTAATAAATTATTTTTTTAAAATTGTTTGCGAAAGTTCTTTTTTCTTTTCCAACATCAATTTTTTTGTGTCTGCCTCTAAATTCAGTCGTAAAACAGGTTCTGTGTTTGAAGCGCGGACATTAAACCACCAATTATTATATTCCACTGTGATCCCGTCTAATTTAAACTGTTTTCCATTGGAATATTTCTTTTTTATTTCTTTAATTTTTTTGTTTTTGTCAAGTATTTTAAAATTTGTTTCTTCTATTTGATAATATTTTTGGAAATTTTTTACTATTTGAGATATTTTTTGATTTGATTTTGACAGAATTTCTAAAATAATTAAAGCTGTTATTATACCGCTGTCAGCATAAAAATTGTCGCGATAATAATAATGTCCGGAAAGTTCACCCCCGAATATAGCGTTATTTTTTTTCATTGTTGCTTTTATAAAAGAATGTCCAACTTTTTCTATTATTGGTATTCCGTTATATCCTTTAATAGTTTCAGGCACAATATGTCCGCATCTTAAGTCGTAAATTATTTTTTCATTCGTATTTTTTACTAAAATATTTTTAGCGATTATAGCCGTGATTATAGCTCCTGATATTGGCTTGGCTTTTTCATTAATAAAAAAAACTCTGTCAGCGTCGCCGTCAAACGCCATTCCTAAATCAGCTTTTTCTGTCTTTACTTTTTTTATTAAATCTTTTAAATTTTTTTTCTCCATCGGGCTTGCCAGATGATTTGGAAAATTTCCGTCTAATTTAAAATAAAGAGGAACAATTTTCGTTGGAAGTTTGTTAAAAAAAATTGGAACAATTTTTCCTGCCATTCCATTGCCTGCGTCA is a window of Patescibacteria group bacterium DNA encoding:
- a CDS encoding phosphomannomutase/phosphoglucomutase; translated protein: MDYSIFKAYDVRGIYPSQLDENDTKLIGNAFAHFAKSKKIIVGRDMRISSNKIFKKLVQGINDSGVDVIDIGLVSTDTIYYASGKLNLPGIMITASHNPGKYNGFKFCLKKAKPVSEDTGLKKIKELTKEYKVLKNKGKIFKKNILQDYKKFALSFINKKQIKSLKIVIDAGNGMAGKIVPIFFNKLPTKIVPLYFKLDGNFPNHLASPMEKKNLKDLIKKVKTEKADLGMAFDGDADRVFFINEKAKPISGAIITAIIAKNILVKNTNEKIIYDLRCGHIVPETIKGYNGIPIIEKVGHSFIKATMKKNNAIFGGELSGHYYYRDNFYADSGIITALIILEILSKSNQKISQIVKNFQKYYQIEETNFKILDKNKKIKEIKKKYSNGKQFKLDGITVEYNNWWFNVRASNTEPVLRLNLEADTKKLMLEKKKELSQTILKK